A region of the Mytilus trossulus isolate FHL-02 chromosome 11, PNRI_Mtr1.1.1.hap1, whole genome shotgun sequence genome:
ttattctaaaaacaaaattcagttcAAACTTAGTTTTAAAGGGTATTCTTATGCCAAGAAAggtctatttttttcaaatcatgatTATTTCCTAAAGAAATgaactttaaaacattttgctTAGCTGATAGGATTTATAACTTTTCCTGCCAATAAATAATGTATACCTTGTGCTACTGGAGAACCTGTGAGGCTACTGGTTGAGACAGTTGAAGATTTATAGTTGTATTTCATTTGAACGTCATTATCATCACCAAGATTAAATGTTACACTTTTTGATTTGGTGGGTGATGATGATCCATCTCCTTGTTGGATTGGTGAACTGAACTTGAAGTCCtttaaaacagaaagtagaatGTAATCACTGTGCatgcaaaaatatcaataatctTAAACTGGAGTCGTTAATTAAAGAGTTGAAAAAATGACAGCAATAAAATCACAACTTGAACAATTCATATCAACTGGTAATTTTCTCATTCCTTTGTGAATCAAGCCTTCTTACTTCAACTGGATTTATTTAACTTTCCTCTGTCATGATGATATTTATAGTAgtgtattaaatttttaaaaaaattgacggacaagtcttttcaattatttattctaaaacagtAACAAAAGTCTTTTATTGTATGCCTAAACAATGTCTGAGGTCACAGTTCCGTGTCTTGAAGAGAATATTATTCTTTCAGTAATAGCTTTTCTTCCCCAATTCATTGTTTACTTCTTTCTCCAATGGCTGTTTATCTGTTGTCAGACAGTTAACAActgttatttacaaatatgtatGTATTTGAGTATGGGGAGACCATAAGTCAATAgcattatatttaaaagatttttaaaaaatgaagtatttttctTGTGAGAAAGtattatttcatgttttaaagtaaaatttagcaatttcattgcataaaacaattttatatctaAGGGTTAAACCAAAAGGACCAAATGACTTGAgctttaagatttatttttaaattaaaatcaggtagatattttattatataaaacatctgTGAATCAGAAGTCTATGTGAATaactttcaaataataaattttaacacaataaacaaGGCTTGTGTATTTAGTATTCTTCAAACCATCTTAGGTGGACCTGTAGGTGTATCTGTAGGCGTAACAGGCATTTTCTGTATAGGTGTTGAGAAGGTGTAAGCTTGACTAGACAAATCTATTGTTGTACGCTGAGGTGTAGACTTTggcatattgaaattgaaagtaggCATGTCTTTGACTGGCAGTGTGAACTCTGTCCTTAACTGTGGCATTTCATAGGGCTCATCTTCATCTTCATCTTTTCTAGAGGCAACATGATGTGATGTAAACTTTTTGCTCTTCATTTTTCCTCCCTGAGTATTAGTTGAGGACATTCCAGGATCTTTTTGAGAAGATCTatgtaaaaaacaattatcttttataatgcATAAAAGAAAAGAGTATTATAAAAAGAGTATTATAAAAAGAGAACTGCTTTTCTACAAGTTTTCACAAATAAACTGATTAATTCAAACAAATCAATATGAATATAGCATCTGAGGTATCAACAAGAGGCTAATTGTCTGCCTGACCAACAATTTTTCatacataatttgataaatattttaaatataaattttcctAAAAAGACTAATACCAACAATCACCAAGAACTAACTTGTGAGTTGTCTATAGCAATCATCATACTAAAAACTACCTGAAAAAAAGCTACCTGTTGGGTTTTCTTTTATCAATGTTCTGCAAACGACTGATATAAATACTATTTTGTACTACACCAAATTCACAAAATGCTTAATATCTGATTCACCCATTCTCTAGACTGATTTGtgacattaattttatttgaacattggtagatagttgtctcattggcaatcataccacatctccttattttctttttgtgaaAAACTTTCAGGAACgcaaaaaaatagtttgaaattGTTACTGGACAAAATATGATGTAAAATTCATGAAACCGTCATTTAATTTGCTATATGTAGGTCTTTTAACTGTCCTTAAAAGATAAGCTTTTAAAgaacttttgtgttttttctataCCGACTCAAAGGACTACTATCATTGTGAATGCATCACATCTGTTTTAAAGTTTCTATTTAATAGTAATTTATTAACTCTTCTTTGATGTTTAACATGAATGCTCTAATTCAGtaatttaaatcattaaaataaaacgtACCCTGGTAACTGATAACTGCCTGTTGTTTCAGTGCTTTCTCTGGTTGGTACAAATCTCTGGAGATTGGCAGCAATAGAAGCTGATCCGGGAGTACTCACTCTTTGTAATGGTGGACCTCTATTTGGAGTCTGTAAATTATACAAGACCATAGCAAGTTAATTTCTCAATATTAACTATGTAGGTCACATGGAACATTTCTATTCTGTCTATTGTATAAAGTGTCAAAGCTTTCTCCTTTAAAATATGCAATACATTTGCTTAATGTCAAAACTTAAAAGCCTTATaactcaaatataaatatattctatatttaCCTGCAATTCTCTTGATGTATTCATGTAATTTCCTATACTGTGTCTTGTTGGCCTTCTATATACTGATGGCTGAAATTTGAAAACCTTACATCAATAGCTTgactatttgttttttattcacatGCTTGGCTAgagacaaatatttcataaatgttcAGGACATGATTAACagcaaattcaaataaaaggtCCTGCAATAAGGACTGTTCATATTGGGAAGGGAATTTGAATGCAACTGAACACTGAGGATACATTTGATAGCATAGGGGCCTTGTAAAAGGACAATTGACTGAGAGTTTATACAAGTACAGTATTCAACTCATTTCTTAAGACTAATGTAATAACAGATTGACAAGCTTTGATAATGAGGCTATAGATGTATAATTAGATCCCTTGATTCTTGTGTGGCAACAATAGGTATATTTCATATTCTAAGTACTGATCAAAAGGCCTTGGTTTacaaaaagttatatataacaaatgtgTTCTATCTAAATACAGGctattgattttcaattttgtatattgaaaatgtATGCTGTATTTCATAAAGAGCAGACAAGTCTTAGTCCACAACATATCCATTTAAACTGGGCTTACTGGCCATCCCAGTGTCAGTTGTAAAGACCATCCTGGACCTTTGTCTAAAtgtaattggcaatcataccacatctccttattaaGACAACATCCATCAGTTTCTATCTCATAATAGTTTGCTAATATAGTACCCTTTCTTTCTTATATGAAAAATTTGGCAATAAGCTATTTCTGTTTACACTTACAGTAAAGGAAAATGATGAACTCAAGCTCTGCATTACTGTATCATCAACTGGTATTTTCCTTGCATCCTACCAAGTAGAATAAAaccatatatttgtatttcaataaattaaattaaatataaacatcaGTATGAAGAATACTATTACAATTTGGAagaaaaatataaccaaaagtatttatatatagattattttttactttatatttaaagaaatgacaATGTGAACTGGTGCCAGTGTTTAGGAGAACAGATTTAAGGTAAACAAGTGCAGACCTATGACATGATGACACATTGATTTTGATGGTTTAGAAATGTTTATTAAAGTTTGACAAAACAAATCAGCATGCCAAAGTCAGTTTACTTTTTGAGCTGAATTCAAGAAAGACATaaagttcttttaaaaatcaattagggcttattgaaaaaacattaaaaccattttgtcaaaatcattttatttctcattctTAATACcaatttttatagatttatttttttaatttaacatagAATGTCACCCTTTAATAATACTCACTCCAAGAGGTGTTGTCATTTTTTCCAATGTTTCTAATATCTTTCTAGCTGTTCCACTAGTGGTAGCACTACCAGCAAAGGAATTGTTCAATGGCTTGGCTTTCATTTTCTGGCGAACTGGAAATGGTGAGGACTTGAAAGAAAAGGatgaaaacatgattttttttgtaactgtGCTGGATTCCCCTCTCAAAGCTATatcaatgatttaattttttcagactttcaaaaaaacaaaaatcaaggcAAAGAAAGAAGCACTCTTCTTTCTCCTGAAGTTCACAAACAATCAGCCAAAccttttacagatttttttagtTTAGCAGCTTTCAAGTCTATTCCAATTCAGAATTATGCCTGTACTCAATATATGTTGAAGGACGTCCATACAATACTTTATTATTGCGGAGTTCAGTTCTGAATTGCCAGGTCAATGTTTAGGGATTGCACATAATTCTAAATTgcaaaagaaaattttgtaaaatcccTGTTGCCATatcatattaaaacatattcagAACCAAATCCTAGTTTGGCTGAATGTTGCAGTTTCATAAAAAAGTGAGAAAAATATCTCACACTGGCCTTTTAAAATAAagaccagatgcttcgcagggcgtagctttatacgaccgcagaggttgaaccctgaacggttggggcaagtatggacacaacattcaagctggattccgctctaaatttggattgtgattaaatagttgacacagcataggtttctgacacagaatgaatgtattcaaatgaacttaaaatttttgttttctcttagagcaattcactatgctgttgaatattaatcctctcaaaaaaatgtttgaagaaattttctttttatttatgaaatttcaaatgagaaatttaagttgattctggacaaagaaagataactccaattaaaaaaaattcttgcagatatttcttgcttactatactggacaaagaaagataactcttaattaaaaaaaaatttgctatttcacaatattgtgaaattagatatttcttgccattgcacaatactgtgcaattgaaaagacttgctattgcacaatacttaatataataattttagatcctgatttggaccaacttgaaaactgggcgcataatcaaaaatctaagtacatgtttagattcagcatatcaaagaggcccaagaatttaatttttgttaaaatcaaacttagtttaattttggaccctttgcactttaatttagaccaattttaaaactggaccaaaaattaagaatctacatacacagttagatttggcatatcaaagaaccccaattattcaatttttgatgaaatcaaacaatgtttaattttggacctcgatttgggccaacttgaaaactgggccaataatcaaaaatctaagtacatttttagattcggcatatcaaagaaccccaaggtttcaatttttgttaaaatcaaactaaatttaattttggaccctttggaccttaatgtagaccaatttgaaaacgggaccaaaaattaagaatctacatacatagttagattcggcatattaaagaaccccaattattcaattttaatgaaatcaaacaaagtttaattttggaccctttgggcccctttttccttaactgttgggaccaaaactcccaaaatcaataccaaccttccttttagagtcataaaccttgtgtttaaatttcatagatttctattcacttatactaacgctatggtgggaaaaccaagaaaaatgcttatttgggtccctttttggcccctatttaattcctaaactgttgggaccgaaactcccaaaatcaataccaaccttccttttgtggtcataaacattgtgtttaaatttcattgatttctatttactttaactaaagttattgtgcgaaaaccaagaataatgcttatttgggcccttttttggcccctaattcctaaactgttgaaaccaaaactcccaaaatcaatcccaacctttcttttgtggtcataaaccttgtgtcaaaatttcatagatttctattaacttaaactaaagttatagtgcgaaaaccaagaaaatgcttatttgggccctttttggcccctaattcctaaaatgttgggaccaaaactcccaaaatcaataccagccttccttttatggtcataaaccttgtgttaaaatttcatagatttctattcacttttactaaagttagagtgcgaaaactaaaagtattcggacgacgacgacgacgacgacgacgacgccaacgtgatagcaatatacgacgaaatttttttcaaaatttgcggtcgtataaaaacgtGTACTGCAATACCCCAGTCATCAGTGTCTATGATACGACTAATATAGTCTGCAATTTCATTCTGAGCCCTGGGTATCCATTCAACCTCTAAGGACACGTTGTACTTTAAACAAGTCACAAAAATGTCATATGCAATATCTTGCAAATCAGGCTTCATACTGTCTTTATGAACAATTGAAACAACGTTTTGGTTACCCGTAAACCATTTAATGCGTTTATCACTCATAAAATCTATCAAAGAATGCAATACACATTCAACAGCCGTAAGTTCTCTCCAAGTAGAACTACGGTGTACATCGGTTTCATGCCACATACCATGAGCAATATTCTTAGGATTTTCTACTGTGTATCCACCATATCCAGTGCCACTAGCATCACTATAAACAATAGTGTGACACGAAAAATCggatacaaaatgtttaaaattaacacatttaatatttttcttccaGAATATAAGCTGCTCTTTACTTTGAGCTGAAAGTTCAATATAAGATTTCCAAGAACAAGCTGACATTACATCAATACTAAGATATTTAGTCAAAATATAAGCCACATTTCCTATAACATACGACATGGATATAATCTGGCCAATAACGGAAGCTATAGTTCTCACATAAACTCTACCTAAATTACCTAAAGATTGTTCAACTTGTATAATAGTATCAAACAATTTTGACAGTCTCTCAACTGGAATGCTCAGAATAGCTTTGTCTGTATCAATAAAATAGCCTAAATATATCAATGTTTTACTGGGAGACCACATGAATTTTTCAACCTTGGGTACAAACCCACTATCAATAAGATCTTGTTTAACTTGTGCGGCAATATCTGTACACGAATTAATATCAGAATGGGTGCCAAATCCATCATCTAAATACATAAGAATTTGTTTACCCTCACCTCTCCATTTTTTAATTAGCGGCCTGGTGACTTTGGTAAATATATAACAGGCAGAACTCAATCCAAAAGGTAGGACGAGAAATTTAAAATACTTTGTACTTTCACCATATGTCCAAGAAAAACCAAGGTAATCTGTATGCGGCTCGTATATGTCTAAATGGTGATAAGCTGAATGTATATCaaacttaaaacaataaaaatcttGTTTAATAAATTGCATAGCTACACGGATATCTTCAAATTTCACAGATGTCTTCCACAGATGCAAATTTACATGACGTAGATCTAAAATTAAACGTTTTTTACCATTGTTTTGAACAGAAACAGTTAGAGGATTTACAACTAATGGTTTATCATTAGTACATTCAATAATAAGTCCTCTTATCAAAAGATCATCAATAGCTTCTAAAACAAAATCACTGTGTTAAAGCAGAAcgattgttttgtaaacaagcGGAAGGCGGTGTGGTATAAAAAGGTATTTTATATCCGTGTAAAATAGTATCAATAATGAAATCATAACAACCAATGCTATACCAAAAATCAATATGTCTCTTTAATCTACCTTTAACGATAATTTTCTCATATTCAAAATAATCGTGTGTAAGATAGTGTGCACTCGATTGActatcaattcaattcaaagctTTATTTATAGTCGGCATgtcatataacaaataaacataagtTCTCTGAGCTTTTATAACCGACAAACGCATACATTTACATAACAATAatacacaatacaaatattaaaacataaaagacataGAACATACATTTCATGCACATTTAGGCTGCACTAttaaatactatattatacacATGCATAAGCACTAAAAgcaaacataaaaactaaagcACAGCattcacaaattataaaaagcttAGCAAACATTCACAAGAAGCAGCACTGTTATATTTCAAgctataacataaaatataaaactatgcACATGCATTGCAATGGCATGAGTTGCCATTCCATGAGTTTATTAGACTCTTGAATTGGGTAAAAGATGTTTCAGTTCTGAAGTGGTTTGGCAACTCATTCCATAGTTTGGCAGCAGAATATCTGAAAGATTTCAAGCCATACCTTGTTGTTCTTACGTCTGGTATTTCAGCTAAATTTTGGTATCtgaaagaatattttgtttttttaatatttataaggtCATGGAGGTATACTGGATTTTCATGATTGAGTGTTCTAAAGACCTCTATTGCCATGGTTCTTAGGCGTCTTACTTTAAGTGATggcatttttgattttaaaagtaagtcTTCATATGTGCTGTTGTGATCCTGGTAAATGAAGCGAAGTGCTCTTTCttgtactttttcaatttttttagtgTTGGCCTCGCTGCAGAAATGCCAGGACAATGAACAGAAATTAAAGTTTGACATGATAAAGGAGtgatatattgttaattttccaagTTTGTTTAAGTATTTGCCAAgtctttttaatacatttagtTGTCTTGATGCTTTTTTGCAGATGTTTGATATATGCGTGTTAAAATTTAGTTCAAAGTCAATGGTGATGCCTAATAGTTTGACctctttttcacattttattttgttacctgCTAGATCAAATGTAATGTTTTTGCCCATTGTTTTTTTGCCAATTGCCAAAGCTTGAAATTTTTCAGGGTTTGCCTTCATTTGATTGGAAGAAAACCATTCTATTAGAGCCAAACTGTCTTTTTCAAGTGTGGAGATAACGGTGTCTATATCTCTATTTGCATAAGATAATGTGTTGTCATCAGCATAATTGTAGAGTGAACTGTTTGTGGTGAAGTGAAATATGTCATTAATGAAGATGTTAAACAGTATAGGACCTAGAATAGAACCTTGTGGTACtcctttgtatatgttttgccAATTGCTCAGACTAGAGCCAACTCGAACACATTGTTTCCTGTTAGATAAGTAATTTTTAATGAGTTTTAATGAGGAAGTTGAAAGACCATATGCTTCAAGCTTAAGCAGTAGAAGATCGTGAGGGAGACAATCGAAAGCCTTAGATAGATCCATTAGAATTGAGCCAATAAACTTTCTATCactagaaatatttaaatactcaTCTTTTATGAAATCATTCCGTTTTTGGCTTGCCGACTGCTTTAGGATTGAATGGGCATCTATTCCTCCAGTGTTGGTTAGATCCACAACCATAGCAGGCTCCTTGTTGAACTCTAGGCTGACTTCCGCTCGTGCTGGGCATGTTTGAATATAACGGGAATCCGGAATACCAACCGGATTGAGGTTCTCGAAAGGGCTGCTGTTGGAATTTTGCTGGAATATTAGGTACATTCTGAGCAGAATTATTTACATAATTAGAAGAAGATTTACCCTTTTTTGAAGCCTTGAATTTGCGCTTTTTAATAGCTCTATTTTCTGCTTTGGTGATTTTGTTTTCATCCTCGGTGTCACTTGCAACCGGGTTTGTCTCATACTGCCTAACAGTATCCCAACCACCCTCACTGCTATCAGCAATCTTAATCAATTTGTTACGTTTTTTAAGCTTGTCAATAACATCAACAACACTTTCACGGGCGTAGTCTGAATTGCAATGTTCAATAGCCCAAATTACTTGATTAAGGTCTTCTACAAATTCAGAATTAAGTGTATGCTGCACTTTATTACCCTCATATTTCCAGTGATATTCATTATCAACTTTGAGTTTTTTAACTTGGGACGCGACAGCTAAAGAGGACCCCTGAACctcattttttaaatcaataaactCCTGACGGAGTTTAGCGTTTATATCACCTTGTTGTTTGACAGCTCTAAAGATGTCCTGCAATGAAACATCAGGAGATTCTTCAAGAGGTGTTGGATTCTCTGGATCCATGGCTAAGTTCAAGATGAAAATTTACCAAGAGAAAAGCGAACTGTTCAGATTGACGGTGTCTGGCTGAATGATTACATGGGCAATAAAGAACcgcgaaaataattttgaagcggGAAAACCTAACGCCCTCTATGTTACATTGATGAAAACACCCAGGAGAAATTAATTTCACTCTAATGCACTGCCCGTTTAAACGAATGAAATTACAATACTTACAATCCTATAAGACTTTACTCCACTTTAATGATGTTATGGCAAAATTAGTTTATCAGTTTGTTTAGGTATATAAAAGTCATTTCCATGCTAAaggaaatattattattttgaattgctataaaaatgtCTAAACTAAGCTTTCATAaagtttttctttctaaaagtaTTCTATATTCATAAGAAGCAGACATTATGTGAATTAAAACATTACATATTCAgtaaaatgtgtaaaattgcAATATGTTAGGAAGTGTCGATGGAGagataatcatttttttcttttcaagtcTTTATTCATAAgaataatattttatgttatctCCCCATGGAAACTTATCTatagcaaatttaaataaaacatcatatatccagtaaaataacaaatgatatctgattcttatgaatatagaatagttttagaaaaactTTATGAAAGCttagtttggacatttttatagcaattcaaaataatGAGAGACTCCTTTGGTTTGGAAATGACTGATATACCTATATAAAGTAAAACTGATACACTTTCTTTGTCACAACATTATTAAAGTGGAGTTAGTATAGGattgtaagtatgttttattttttcaacttgcactttcacattttgttcaatattttaaccaGTTGGAACAGtttggtttaataaaacaaattgcaatttggtcaaATTTTTGAACGAGTTGCAATTGCTGAAtagcaacactaacagtcaTATGCAAATAGTTGAAACAGCATAGGTTTCCGACAcaaaatgaatgtggtctaatgaacttgaaaaaaaaattgtttacctgttatggtccaatatccaaaatctaattcgatactgcaatcagctattttactatacagataaaaCTATACGTATAAATGTAAGCTTTATACAATGACCTCAACTAACCTATAATCCCCGCCTTCTTACCGGAACTACTGTATTTCATCAACGTCACGTCACAACCATGACATGTAGTAACAATtgtcaaacttttatgaatttaaacttatgtcttcaaattggtaatttatataccatgtttattttgttattaattaatagatataggaagatgtggtgtgagtgccaaagagacaactctccatccaagtaacaatttaaaaagtaaaccattataggttaaagtacggccttcaacacggagccttggctcacaccgaacaacaagctataaagggccccaaaattactagtgtaaaaccattccaacggg
Encoded here:
- the LOC134690681 gene encoding nuclear pore complex protein Nup153-like — its product is MKAKPLNNSFAGSATTSGTARKILETLEKMTTPLGDARKIPVDDTVMQSLSSSFSFTPSVYRRPTRHSIGNYMNTSRELQTPNRGPPLQRVSTPGSASIAANLQRFVPTRESTETTGSYQLPGSSQKDPGMSSTNTQGGKMKSKKFTSHHVASRKDEDEDEPYEMPQLRTEFTLPVKDMPTFNFNMPKSTPQRTTIDLSSQAYTFSTPIQKMPVTPTDTPTGPPKMDFKFSSPIQQGDGSSSPTKSKSVTFNLGDDNDVQMKYNYKSSTVSTSSLTGSPVAQGFSKPVSQTSLSSSSPSSGGFKVASQLKTGSVMDILGKSGSAQKKSPEAPKNDSLAKFAVKGWTCDICLVGNKDDSDKCVACTSPRPGAKTCIQKRYYRVTR
- the LOC134689678 gene encoding uncharacterized protein LOC134689678, which gives rise to MDLSKAFDCLPHDLLLLKLEAYGLSTSSLKLIKNYLSNRKQCVRVGSSLSNWQNIYKGVPQGSILGPILFNIFINDIFHFTTNSSLYNYADDNTLSYANRDIDTVISTLEKDSLALIEWFSSNQMKANPEKFQALAIGKKTMGKNITFDLAEAIDDLLIRGLIIECTNDKPLVVNPLTVSVQNNGKKRLILDLRHVNLHLWKTSVKFEDIRVAMQFIKQDFYCFKFDIHSAYHHLDIYEPHTDYLGFSWTYGESTKYFKFLVLPFGLSSACYIFTKVTRPLIKKWRGEGKQILMYLDDGFGTHSDINSCTDIAAQVKQDLIDSGFVPKVEKFMWSPSKTLIYLGYFIDTDKAILSIPVERLSKLFDTIIQVEQSLGNLGRVYVRTIASVIGQIISMSYVIGNVAYILTKYLSIDVMSACSWKSYIELSAQSKEQLIFWKKNIKCVNFKHFVSDFSCHTIVYSDASGTGYGGYTVENPKNIAHGMWHETDVHRSSTWRELTAVECVLHSLIDFMSDKRIKWFTGNQNVVSIVHKDSMKPDLQDIAYDIFVTCLKYNVSLEVEWIPRAQNEIADYISRIIDTDDWAKLGFGSEYVLI